The following DNA comes from Nocardioides panzhihuensis.
GCGCGGTGCCGTGGTCGGCGCCGGTGACGTGTCGTTGGCGGAGTCGCGTGTGGCCACCCGCACCGGCCCCGCTGTGCTCGACGACATCGCGCAGCTGGGCGAGGAGCTGCTCGCCCACCTGAGCGTCGCGGCCCGGACGCGGGTCACCGGGGTCGGGGTCGCCTTTCCCGGACTGGTCGACACCGAGTCCGGGACCTCCCTCAAGGCCGTCAACCTCGGTCTCGTCGACACCCCGGTGGCAGCCCCGCTCGCCGAGCGGCTCCGCCTTCCGGTCTCGGTGTCGCACGACACGGCCGCCGCCGCTGGTGCGATCTGGGTCGACGCCGGCTCACCGTCCTCCGCGTTCGTCGCGGTGCTCGGGACGGGTGTTGCTGGCATGACGTACGTCGAGGGCAAACCGATCGTCGGCGCCTCCGGTCAGGCCGGTGAGCTCGGCCACCTGGTGGTGGACCCGGCCGGGTCGGCGTGCAGCTGCGGGCTGCGCGGCTGCGTCGAGTCGCGCGCGGGCGCCCGTCGCATGCTGGAGAGGTATGCGGCCTGGGGCGGCGACCCGAGGATCACCGGCGTCGCCGAGCTGGTCGCCAGGACCGACCACGATCCGGTCGCCGCCCAGGTCTGGTCCGAGGCGATCACCGCCCTCGCCGACGGCTTCCTCGCGGTGGGGGCACTGCTCGCGCCCGGCCAGATCATCCTGGGTGGTGGCGTCGCCGAGGCCAGGGGACGCCTGCTCGAACCGCTGCGGGACCGGATGCGCGAGCGCGCCGGCGTGACGGCGGTCCCGCCCGTACGTCTCTCCTCCCTCGGTGCCCGAGCCGGCCTCGTCGGCGCCGCCCGCCTGGCCCTGGCGTCAACGGGGACGGGCGCATGATCATCACCGTCACGCTCAACCCGGCCATCGACGTGACCTACCGGCTGCCCGGGCTGACCGTCGGCGAGGTCCACCGGGTCGCCGAGGTCACCAGCCGGCTCGGCGGAAAGGGCGTCAACGTCGCCCGCGTGCTCCACCAGCTGGGTGAGCCGATCCATGCGGTCGGCCTCGCCGACCACGACTTCGGCGAAGCCCTCGCCCGGGAGCTGCCGGCGACCTTCCTGCCCGAGCTGGAGGAGGTACGCCGCACACTGGTCGTCGTCGCTGACTCGACGACCTCGCTGTGGGAGCCGGGCCGACAGGCCGCCGTCGGCGCCGATCTCCGACTGCTCGACCTCCTCGCCGAGCAGATCGCGGACGCGGCCGCCATCATCGTCTCCGGCAGCCTGGCGCCCGGAGTGCCCATCGACCTCCCGGCGCGGATCGCGCAGCTCGCGGCCGCCGCCGGTGTGCCGGTGCTCCTCGATCTCGACGACGCCGCACTTGCCGCCGCGGTCGGCACCGGCGCCGTGCTGACTCCCAACGAGGACGAGGCCGCGCGCCTGTTGGGCCGGCCCCTCGGCGACCCCGCCGTCGCGGTCGCAGAGCTCGCCGCGCGCCATGGTGGTCCGGTCGTGCTGACCCGCGGCCACCGCGGCCTCATCGCCAACGTCGGCGGCATGGCCTGGGAGGTGCGTCCGCCGGCCGGAGTCAGCGGGAACCCGACCGGCGCCGGCGACGCATCTGCCGCCGGGCTCGCCCGCGGACTCGCCAACGGCACGCCGTGGCCGGAGATCCTGGCCGACGCGGCCGCGCTCGGCGCCGCCGCGGTGGTCATGCCGGTGGCCGGCGAGATCGACCCCGACGCGTACAAGACGTTCTTGGCGGAGGTCAGGGTCAGACGAATCGACCATGAGGAAGACTGACATGCCCCTGGTACCGATGTCGCTGCTGCTCGGCGACGCCCGCGGAACCGGCCGCGGGCTGGGTGCGATGAACGTGATCCAGCTCGAGCTGGCCGAGGCGATTGTCGCCGGGGCCGAGCAGGCCGGCCGTCCGGTGGTGCTCCAGATCTCCGAGAACACCGTCGACTACCGAGGCGGCTTGGCGCCGCTGCTGCGCGCGAGCATCGCGATCGCGGAGCGAGCCACGGTGCCGGTCTGCGTACATCTGGACCATGCGACCAGGGTCGAGCTCGTCGAGGAGGCGGTCGAGCTGGGCTGTCCCTCGGTGATGTTCGACGCCTCGAAGCTCGACTACGACTCGAACGTGGCGGCCACGGCCCAGGTCGCGGCCTGGTGTCATGAGCGGGGCGCCTCCGTCGAGTCCGAGCTCGGCGAGGTGGGCGGCAAGGACGGCGTGCACGCGCCGGGGGTTCGTACCCAGCCGGGGGAGGCGAGCGCGTATGTCGAGGCCACCGGTGTCGATGCACTCGCCGTCGCGGTCGGCTCCTCGCACGCGATGACGACGCGGACAGCCGCCCTCGACAATGAGCTCATCGCTCGGCTCGCCGATGCCGTCGAGGTGCCGCTCGTGCTCCACGGCTCCTCCGGGGTGCCCGACGAGGGCATCGTCGCGGCCATCCATGCCGGGATGACCAAGGTCAACATCGCGACCCACCTCAACGCGACGTTCACCCGTGCCGTGCGCGCGGCGCTGACGGACGAGTCCCGCGTCGACCCGCGCAAGTACCTCGGCGCCGGCCGCGATGCGGTGGCCGGCGAGGCCGCGCGCCTGCTCACGTTGATCGGTGGACCGAGGGTGGACCGCGCTGTGTGACTCAGCCACGGCCGCGGCGTACTCCCTTGTAGATGCACCGACGCACGATCCAAGGCTGCAGGACGGTGTTGATCGTCCACGCAGGGAAGCGGAAGGGGCGTCCGTTGGGCGCGAAGACCTGGAGCCCGTCTCGCTGAACGCCGATCACCGAGCCCCACCGGCGACGTGGTGGCTGGTAGCTGTCGAGCGGCCTCCCCTCGAGAGCTGCCTTGATGTTGCGAGCGAGGAGTCGGTCGGCGCGGTTCCTTGCGGAGGATCTCAGCTCGTCGGTGGCCGCGACGTCGCCCTGTGCGCAAGGTCGAGACCGACGAGAGTGCCGTGAATGACATCGGCCCGATCGAGTCCGCGGAACCGGTCGAACGAGATCCGGTAGTCGCGCTCCCACTCGGCCGGCCTGCTGAGTCGAGCGCCGAGCTCCTGGCCGCTGACCAGTCCTGGCTTGGTGGAGATCCCGACGACGTCGGCGTGCTTCGAGAGGCGTACCGCTGTCAGGACACCCGTGTCGCCGAGCCCCGCGATGATGACCCGCTTGCTCACCGCTCGAAGGTAGTGGACCCATCGAGGAATTGAAACATGTTCTAGTCGGCTTCGATGCCTGACCTGGACGATCGAGCACGGTGAGGCCGCGTGTCTGCTCGCGTTGATCGGCGGATCGAGGGTGGACCGCGCAGTGTGACCTGCGTTACAGTCACCTCCAGTTTCGATTGGTTCTGACTCATTAGGGCGTGATGCGATCATGTTCAATCAATCATTCCGGCGATTACTGGTCTCGGGGGTCGCGCTGGCCGCCGCACTGGTCGCGCTCAGCCCGGTGAGCTCGGTGGCGGCCGAGAGGGCCGAGACCAAGGCCGAGGCGACGAGCGAGCTCGGCGACGTGACCGGCTTCGAGCGCGACGGCGACAGCTACACCTTCGAGTCCGGCGAGGCCGCGCTGCGCGTGACCTTCGAGGACGCCGACATGGTGCGCGTACGCCTGGCCCCGAACGGCGAGTTCACCGACCCCGCCAACGACGACCCCGCGGAGCCCGGCGCTCCGGACGCCGACATCGTCGTCAAGCGCGACTACCCCGGCGGGCAGACGGAGGTGAAGGAGACCGGCGCGGCGTACGTCATCAGCACGGCCAAGGCTGTGCTCACCGTCACCAAGCAACCGATCACGCTGCGCCTCACCGATCCGGAGGGAAAGGTGCTGATGGCGGAGGCCTCGCCGCTGACCTGGGACGGCAAGAGCACCGCTCAGCACCTGGAACGCGGAGCCGAGGAGCAGTTCTTCGGCGGCGGCATGCAGAACGGCCGGTTCAGCCACCGCGGCGAGACCATCAAGATCTCGCGCGACTTCAACTGGAACGACGGTGGCAACCCGAACGCGGTGCCGTTCTACGTCTCCTCCCGCGGCTACGGGGTGCTGCGCAACACCTTCGCCGCCGGCAGCTACGACTTCGGGGCGCCGACCACGACCACCCACGACGAGCAGCGCTTCGATGCCTACTACTTCGTCGGTGACGCCGAGCGCGTCATCGACTCCTACACGGAGCTGACCGGGCGGCCGGTCGCGGTGCCGATGTACGCCCTGGAGGTCGGCGACGCCGACTGCTACCTCCACAACGCCAACCGTGGCGAGCGCGAGACCCTGCGCGACTCGACCGCGATCGCCGAGGGCTACGCCGAGCACGACATGCCGCTGGGCTGGATGCTGGTCAACGACGGCTACGGCTGCGGCTACGAGGACCTGGCCGAGACCGGTGACATGCTGAAGGACCACGGCGCCGAGCTGGGCCTGTGGACCGAGGACGACCTGACCGAGCAGGAGAGCGAGGTCAAGGCCGGCGTACGCGTCCGCAAGACCGACGTCGCCTGGGTCGGCCCCGGCTACCGCTTCGCGCTCGACGCCTGCGAGCAGGCCCGCGACGGCATCGAGACCAACAGCGCCGACCGCTCGACCGTCCTCACCGTCGAGGGCTGGGCCGGCACCCAGCGCTGTGCCGCGGTGTGGAGCGGCGACCAGTCCGGGAGCTGGGACTACATCCGCTGGCAGATCCCGACGTACGCCGGCTCCACCATGTCCGGCCAGCACCTCGCCACCGGCGACGTCGACGGCATCTTCGGCGGCAGCGCCGAGACGTACGTCCGCGACATGCAGTGGAAGATGTTCCTGCCGATGACCTACCTGATGAGCGGGTGGGCCGCCTCCGACAAGCAGCCGTGGCGCTACGGCGAGCCGTACACCTCGATCAACCGGAAGTACCTGAGCCTGCACGAGCGCCTGCTGCCCTACTTCTACACGCACACGATGCGGGCCAACCGCAACGGCGTCGGAGCGGTCAAGCCGCTCTACCTCAACTACCCCGAGGACCCGAAGACCTGGGGCGACGACGTCAAGTACGAGTTCCTCGCCGGCGACGACTTCCTGGTCGCCCCGGTCTACGAGGACTCCACCACCCGCGACGGGATCTACCTCCCCGAAGGCACCTGGGTCGACTACTGGAGCGGCCGGGTCCACCAGGGACCGAAGACGATCGACGGCTACAAGGCTCCGCTGGACACGCTGCCGCTCTTCGTACGCGCCGGCGCCGTCGTGCCGCAGTTCCCCGAGGGCACGCTCGACTGGCAGCAGGGCAAGAAGTCGGGCCGTCTCGACCTGGACATCTACCCCCAGGGATCCTCGTCGTTCGTGAACTACGAGGACGACGGGCGCAGCCAGGCGCACGCCTCGGGCGAGTCCGCCACCCAGGAGTTCGAGGTCGACGCACCCGAGCAGGGCCGCGGCCGGGTCGTGGTGCGGCTGGGCGAGGTGGACGGCTCCTACGCCGGCAAGCCCGCCTCGCGCGAGTACGGGCTCAGCGTGCACGCCGACGCCGCGCCGGGAAGCGTGGTGCTGGACGGCACCGAGCTGCCACGGCGGGGTTCGAAGAAGGCGCTGGAGGACGCGGCGACCGGATGGTTCCACGACTCCGCGACGGGTGTCACCCAGGTGAAGACGGGGAAGCTCTCCACATCTTCGGCTGCCGTGGTCGCGCTCAACGGGTCCTCGGCGGTCGGTGGTGGCCACCCGGGTGACCGCAACGTGAGCCTCGATGCCGCCGCTCCCGCGATCGCGGTCGCCGGTGAGCCCGCGGAGGTCAGCGCCACCTTCACGAACGAGACCGACTCACGGGTGCAGCTCGGCTCGATCAACGCGTCTGCACCCGAGGGCTGGGACGTACGTCCAGGTCCTGGTGTCTCCGGCGGCCTCGCGCCTGGCGCTTCCCGCACCGCGACCTTCAGCGTCACACCGCCGGCGGACGCCGAACCGGGACGGGTGAAGCTCGAGGTGAGCGCGACCTATGAGACCCACAGCCGGACGTACGCGGTGACGGACTCGGCGACCACCACGGTCGCCCATCCGGACCTGGCCTCGGCGTTCAACAACGTCGGCGTCACCAAGGCCGAGGATCCCGGACCCGGCGACATCGACGGGGGAGGCAGCAGCTTCCTGGCCGGCAAGCTCGCCGAGAAGGGCGTCACGCCAGGTGCGACCGTGAGCACGAACGGCTTCGACTTGACCTGGCCGGACTCGGCGCCGGGCACCGAGGACAACGTGGCCTCCGGCGGCGAGACCATCCGGGTCAGCGGACAGGGCAACGCGCTGGCGTTCCTGGGGACCGGCACCAGCCTGTCCGCGGCGGGGAAGGCGACGGTGCACTACACCGACGGCACCTCCGACGCCGGGACGCTCGGCTTCCCGAACTGGTGCTGCGCGGCCACCGACAGCTATGGCGCCAAGGTCGCCGTCACCACGCTCGGGAAGAACACCCCGAGCGGGCCCGCCTATCCGAGCGTCTCCTATCGCCTGTTCACCAAGACATTGCGCACCGACCCGGCAAAGGAGATCGCGGCGGTCACGCTTCCCGCCAACGCCGCGGTGCACGTGTTCGCGATGACGGTCGGCGAGGAGGAGATCGTTCCTCCGGCCCTGGCCGACGGCCAGTACTCGCTCGGCAACGCCGGATCAGGGCTCGCGCTGGCCGCCGCCAGCGAGACGAGCGAGGGTCAGCTGACCACGGCTGCCGCCGGGGCGGCGGCAGCCCAGAAGTGGGTGGTCACCAGAAACGAGGACGACGGCAGCTACCAGCTGAAGAATGCCGGCACCGGTCTGTGCGCCGACGTCGCCTACAGCTCCACCACCAGCGGTGACCCGGTCGTGGAGTACACCTGCACCGGCACGCCCAACCAGCGGTGGGTGATCGCGACCGACGGCGTAGCGCTGAAGATCTCAGCCAAGCACAGCGGCCTCAGTCTGGCGGCCCGTGCCGACGGGCTGGTCGTGCAGCAGACCGGCACCGCCGCCGAGTCTCAGCGCTGGCGCGCCACCGCGAACTAGGTGGCGACGGGGTGGGGGCTCGGGATTCCGGGCTCCCACCCGTCTGCGTCAGCGCCCGAGCGTGTGGAGCAGGCCGGTCACGGCGGCCACGGCGGCGCCAGGGTCCTGAGTGCGGATGGCGTCGAAGACGGCGACATGCGCGTCGGCGAGGTCGGTCGTCTCGTCGCCGAGGTGGATCATCGTGCGCAAGTTGCCCTCGAAGCCCGCATAGAGCTCGATGAGGAGCGGGTTGTGGGTCGCGGTGACCACACCGAGGTGGAACTCCGCGTCGGCGTCGGCGAAGGCGTCGGCGTCCTTGGCTGCGGTGGCGGCCGCGCGCCGTTCCATGAGCTCCGTCAGCGCTCGCATGTCGTCCTCGGAGCGCCGCTCGGCGGCCAGTGCCGCGGCCTGGGTCTCGATCGCCTGGCGGACCTCGAGGACATGCTGCGGATCGACCCGACCGACCCGGCGCCGCATCATCGCCGCCACCTCGTTGGCGGCGGCGACGTACGTCCCGTCCCCGCGTCTCACCTCGAGCACGCCGGTGTGGGCCAGGGCCCGTACGGCCTCGCGCACCGTGTTCCGGCTGACGCCGAGCGCCGCGGCCAGCTCCGGCTCGGCCGGGATGCGGGTGCCGACGGTCCACTCGCCGTCGGCGAGCAGGTCACGCATCCCGTCGATCGCCTGGTCGACGAGGGAGCGAGAAGTGGTGGCGGAGAGCGGCACGGCGCCGTCCTTTCATCCAATCATCCGATGTCTGGCATCCTAGGGGGTGTGACCTCCCGAATCCAGTCCCGCCCCGAGTCCTCGTCGTCGAAAACAGCCGTACGGTCGACGGTGTGGCTGTTTGTCGCGGTCCTGCTGGTGGCAGCGAACCTGCGTGGCGGCATCACGTCCCTCGGTGCCCTGCTCGACAGCCTCGACGGGCTCTCGGCCGGCACCAAGTCCTTCCTGACCTCGCTGCCCGTGCTGTGCTTCGCAGTCGTCGGCGCGACCGGCATGACGCTCGCCCGCCGGCTCGGCGTTCATCGCGGCATCGGGGTCGCGCTCGGTCTGCTGGTGGCCGGGCTGCTGGTCCGGGTGGTCGGTGACCCCTGGCTCCTGCTCGTCGGCACGTTCGTCGCGTGTGCCGGCATCGCCCTCGCCAACGTGCTGCTCCCGGCCGTGGTCAAGGAAGGCTTCCCGAACCGCGTCGGAACGGTCACCGGCGCCTACAGCGCGGTGATGTCGCTCGGCGCGGCGTCCGCTGCCGGCGTCACCGTGCCGATCGCGAACGCGGCCGGAAGCTGGCGGGTCGGCCTCGGCGTCTGGGCTCTGCTCGCCGTCGTGGCCCTGGTCGCGTGGCTGCCCTATCTCCGCGAACGCGAGGTACGCAGCGGTGGCCGGGCCCGGGTCTCGTTGTGGCGGGAGCCGGTGGCGTGGGCCGTGACGCTCCTCTTCGGCACCCAGTCCCTGTTCGCGTACGTCGTGATGAGCTGGCTGCCGAGCATCTATGCCGACGCCGGCTTCGGGCACGCGACGGCAGGGCTGCTGCTCGCGGTGAGCATCCTGGTCGGCGTACCGGTGTACTTCCTGGCGCCCACGCTTGCGATCCGCGCCTCGTCGCAGGGCCACCTGATCGCCGTCCTGACCGGGCTGCTGGCGGTCGGATTCGCGGGCCTGCTACTCGCTCCCGTCGCAGGCGCCTGGCTCTGGGCGGTGCTGCTCGGCGTGGGCGGTGCGGTCTTCCCGGTCACCCTGACCCTGTTCAGCATCCGCACCGCGACCACCGCCGGCACCACCGCGCTCTCCTCGATGGCGCAGAGCATCGGCTACCTGTTCGCAGCCGGCGGCGCGTTCGTCGTCGGGCTGCTGCACGAGTCCACCGGCTCGTGGTCGGTCCCGATCTCACTCCTGCTGGGCCTCGCGGTCGTCCAGGTCTGCGCCGGGTACGTCGCGGGTCGTCCGGTCGTCATCGGAGCCCGGGCCGAGGACTGAGCCATCGGATTCGAGGCGGCCGACACGGCTGTTCCTCAGGCGCGCACCCCGACGATCGGCGATACTGCGGGGCATGACCGCAGCCGCCGAGAGACCGGATCGAGTCGGACTGTCCGTCGTGGCGGCGGTCATCGTCATCGCGGCCGAGATCGCGCGTCTGGTGGTCCTGAGCCAGATCCGCTGGGAGATCGGCTACCCCGGGGAGTTCGCGGTCGAGGGCGTGCTGTTCACGCTGGTCTACCTGACGTACGCGGCGGTGCTGGTCTGGCGCGGGCGGAGCCTCGTACGCAAGCTCACCGCACCGCTCCTGCTGGTCCCGGGTTGGCTCTACGCCTGCTACTGGCTGGTCGCCGCCTTCCTCCAGGCGCGGGGCTCGTTCGAGCTGCCGCACGGCGAATGGTTGCTGTGGGTGGTCCGCTTCCTCGTCGTGTTCATCACGGTGTGCCTGGTGGCCGCGTGGGGCGTTGCTCGGCGCAGAGGCTTCCTGTGGCTGATCGGTCTGATCGTGCCGGTCGTGCTGACGATCGCCTGGCTGAAGTGGTCGTGGCGTCTCTACGAGGCGATCGCCGGTGAGATCTTCGTGTACGACCTGGTGGCGGCCGTCCCGACCGTGGTCATCACGCTGCTCGGCTGCCTCGCCTGCTGGGGCGTCGAGGCGTTGACCCGCAGGCGGGCCTGAGGTCAGGGTCGTACGCCGGAGTTCTTTGCGTCCTTCGGCAGGGAAGGGTCGATCGGGGTGACCCGGACGCCGAGTGCGGAGTGGGCGTAGCTGGCCAGCTGCTGCTCGGCCCGATCCAGGGTCAGGGACGAGTTGTGGGCGAGCAGGTGGAGGCCGAAGGCGTCCTCGAGGGCCACGAAGTTGCGGGCGATCGCCTCGGCCGAGTCGGTGAGCGTGAAGACGTCTGTCGCGCGGCCGACCTCGAGCACTGCGGTGTAGAGCGAGACCTCGCGGTCGAAGAGCAGTGTCATCAGCGTCGCGTGCATCGGGCTGCGGCTCGCGTTGACCGAGATCTCATCGAGGACCTGGCTCAGTAAGAGGTCCTCACCTCGGGGAAGGCCCGAGTACATCAGGCGTCCGAGCTTCGCGGTGGGGGACAGGTCGCCCTCGATCGCCCGCTGCCGGGACCAGTAGTAGCGGTCGGTCGCGGCCTGGTGGGCGGCCTCGATGAGGCCGTCGAGCTCGGGGTAGTAGTAGGCGATCAGGCGCGGTGAGATGCCGGCCTCGGCGGCGATGTTCTTCATCGTGGCGCCGGCCAAGCCGTGGGTGGCGATCACGGTCAGCGTTGCCGCGGTCAGATGTTCGCGCCGAGCGGCCTGGTCCTTGCGTCGAGCCATGCTCAACCGTAACGCCTGTGTGAAATCCATGGGCGGACGATTGACAACCGGTGTGGCGAGGCTCATATTTGCGGTCAAGCGCAAAGAAAGGAATTGCTTGTGCGTACTCACCAGGACTGGCTCGATACCGCCGCCGAGGCCCGCCTCCGGACGCGTCCGTTCGTCGGCGGTCGTTCCATCGACATCGCGGAGGGCTCCTTCGAGAACTGCAACCCCGCGTCCGGCGCCTTGCTCGCAGAGGTCGCCGACGCGGGCGAGGCCGGTGTCGACGCCGCCGTGCGGGCGGCACGGGCCGCGTACGACGACGGCGGCTGGTCGCGGGCGGGGGTGGCCTTCCGCCGCGAGCGGATGCTCCGCTTCGCCGACCTCCTCGCCGACCATGCCGCCGAGCTGGCGGTGCTGGACTCGCTCGACATGGGCAAGCGGGTCGTGGACGCCTACGACCTCGACCTGCCGTTCTCGGCGAACCTGTTTCGCTACTACGCCGAGGCGATCGACAAGATCAACGACGAGGTCGCCCCGACCCCGCCAGGCACTCTCGGCCTGATCCGCCGCGTCCCGCTCGGCGTCGTCGGCGCGGTCGTGCCGTGGAACTACCCGGTCGACATGCTCGCCTGGAAGGTCGCTCCCGCGATGGCCGCGGGCAACAGCGTCGTCCTCAAGCCCGCCGAGCAGTCGCCCTCCTCGGCACTGCGGATCGCCGAGCTCGCGGCCGAGGCCGGGATCCCCGACGGTGTCCTCAACGTCGTCCCCGGCCTGGGAGAGACCACCGGTCGTGCTCTCGGGCTCCACCCCGACGTCGACGTGCTCGCCTTCACCGGCTCGACCGAGGTCGGCGCGTACTTCCTGCAGTACGCCGGCCAGTCGAACCTCAAGCAGGTCTGGCTCGAGTGCGGCGGGAAGAGCCCGCACCTCGTCTTCGCCGACGCCGAGGACCTCGCCACCACCGCGAAGCAGACAGCCCTCGGCATCTGGTTCAACCAGGGCGCGGTCTGCTCCGCCCACTCGCGCGTCCTCGTCCAGCGCGAGGTCCACGAGGAGTTCGTCGACCTCGTCGCCAAGGAGGCGGCGGCGTACGCTCCCGGAGACCCGCTCGACCCGGCCGCCGGAATGGGCGCGATCGTCTCGCCCGAGCAGACCGACCGGATCATGGCTTTCGTCGACGAGGCGAAGACCTCAGGCGCCCGCCTGGTCACCGGCGGTGAGCGGATCACCCGCGACGGCAGCGACTGCTACGTCCAGCCGACCGTCTTCGACGACGTCGACCCGGCCTCCACCCTCGCCCGGGAAGAGGTCTTCGGGCCGGTCCTTGCGATCACCGCCTTCGACACCGAGGACGAGGCCGTCGCGCTCGCCAACGACACGCCGTACGGACTGGCCGCCTCGGTCGCGACCAGCAACCTGAGCCGCGCGCACCGGCTCACCGAACGGATCCACGCCGGCACGGTGACCGTGAACGGTGTCGACGCCTTCAGCGCCTGGACCCCGTTCGGCGGGTTCAAGGGCTCCGGTTTCGGGCGTGATCTCTCGCTGCACGCGCTCGACAAGTACGTCGGTCTCAAGACCGTCTGGATCAACCACTGACCCGTCCGACCAGCCAGGGACCCACCATGACGCAGATCAACCAGCCGACCGCGCTCGCGGCCGAGCAACAGACGCATCTTCGCAAGACGCTGCGACGCTTCGACATCATCTTCCTGCTCATCGCGGCCGTCGTCGGCCTCGAAACCCTCGGGCAGGTCTCGGTCTACGGCGCCGAGGCGTTCACCTGGGCGCTCGTGCTCGCGATTTTCTTCCTCGTGCCGTACGGACTGATCTTCGCCGAGACCGGCGCCGCGTTCAGCGAGGAGGGCGGGGCCTACACCTGGGTCCGGGACGCCTTCGGACGCCCGGCCGCCGCGGTGGCGGCGATCCTCACCTGGATCACCCAGCCGGTGTGGGTCGGTGGCTCGATGGCCTTCCTCGCCGCGGAGACCGTGAGCGTCTACATCACGCCGCTCGAGCACGGCTCGGCCGGTGACTACGTGTTCAAGATCGTGTTCATCTGGATCACGGTCGTCGCGGCGATCGCCAGCCTCAGCAAGGGCAAGTGGCTCCCGACCAGTGGCGCGATCCTCAAGGTCAGCCTGCTCGCCTTCTTCGTGCTGACGACGATCATCTACGCCGCGCAGAACGGCGTGGTCGAGCTCAGCGGCAGCGACTTCAGCCCGACCCTGCTCGGCCTGTTCGGGTCGGTGCCGATCCTGCTCTTCGCCTACCTCGGCTTCGAGTCCTCCAACAGCGCCGCCGGCGAGATGGAGAACCCCGCTCGCGACGTACCGGTCTCGATCTTCCGTTCCTGCCTGACCGCTGCGGTCTGCTACCTGGTGCCCATCTTCGCGATCCTGCTCGTCGTCCCCAGCGAGAACATCACCGGCATCGGTGGGCTCCTCGACGCCGTCGGCACCGTCTACTCGGTCTACGGTCCCGCGGCCGAGCCGCTGCTCACGCTCACCGCCGTCGTCTTCGTCTACATCCTGATGAGCCAGGGTGCCGCGTGGATGATCATCTCCGACCGGATGCAGGCGATGACCGCTGCCGACGGCTCCTTCTTCGGTGGGTTCTTCGGCCGTTTCCACGAGGGTCTCGGTACGCCGGTGCGGGTCAACATGCTCTCCGGCGTCGTCTCGACGGTGTTCATGATCGTCGCGATGCAGGTGACCGGGTCCGGTGCGTCGATCTTCGGCGTCGTGCTCACCATCTCGATCTCGACCTTCCTGCTCAGCTACCTGCTGGTCATCCCCGCCGCGATCCGGCTGCGTACCCGCTATCCCGACCGCCCGCGCCCGTTCCGCGTGCCCGTCTCCGACCGCGGCTTCGCGGTGCTCGGCTGGTCGGCCTTCGCCTGGGTCCTGCTCGGCTCGTGGGTCGCGGTCTTCCCCGGCACCCTCGAGCGGCTGTTCGGAGTGGCGTACCCGTTCGAGGAGATCTGGGGCGTGAGCCGCCTGACCTTCGAGGCCTTCACGCTCGGCACCCTCGGCTGCCTGCTCCTGCTTTGCGGCATCGGGTACGCCCGTGGTGCCCGCGTCCGCGCCGAGGTCGGCGCACCCGTCCCGTCCGTTCCCACCGAGGAGCCCACCCGATGACCGACCAGACCCCCGCGCCGTACGACATCCTGTTCGAGCCCGTCCAGATCGGGCCGTTCACCACGAAGAACCGCTTCTACCAGGTGCCCCACTGCAACGGCATGGGCTACCGCGACCCCAGCGCCCAGGCGGCGATGCGCAAGATCAAGGCCGAGGGCGGCTGGTCGGTGGTGTGCACCGAGCAGGTGGAGATCCACCCGACCTCCGACATCGCGCCGTTCATCGAGCTGCGGATCTGGGACGACCAGGACCTGCCCGCGCTCAGGCGGATCGCCGACGCGATCCACGAGGGCGGCGGCCTGGCCGGCATCGAGCTCGCCCACAACGGCATGAACGCCCCGAACCAGATCAGCCGCGAGACCCCGCTGGGCCCCGCCCACCTTCCGGTGGCCCCCGACACGATCGCGCCGGTCCAGGCCCGCGCCATGTCGCTGCAGGACATCGAGGACCTGCGGCGCTGGCACCGCAATGCCGTACGCCGCTCGCTCGAGGCCGGCTACGACGTCGTCTACGTCTACGGCGCCCACGGCTACGGCACCCCGCACCACTTCCTCT
Coding sequences within:
- a CDS encoding FCD domain-containing protein produces the protein MPLSATTSRSLVDQAIDGMRDLLADGEWTVGTRIPAEPELAAALGVSRNTVREAVRALAHTGVLEVRRGDGTYVAAANEVAAMMRRRVGRVDPQHVLEVRQAIETQAAALAAERRSEDDMRALTELMERRAAATAAKDADAFADADAEFHLGVVTATHNPLLIELYAGFEGNLRTMIHLGDETTDLADAHVAVFDAIRTQDPGAAVAAVTGLLHTLGR
- a CDS encoding TIM-barrel domain-containing protein — translated: MFNQSFRRLLVSGVALAAALVALSPVSSVAAERAETKAEATSELGDVTGFERDGDSYTFESGEAALRVTFEDADMVRVRLAPNGEFTDPANDDPAEPGAPDADIVVKRDYPGGQTEVKETGAAYVISTAKAVLTVTKQPITLRLTDPEGKVLMAEASPLTWDGKSTAQHLERGAEEQFFGGGMQNGRFSHRGETIKISRDFNWNDGGNPNAVPFYVSSRGYGVLRNTFAAGSYDFGAPTTTTHDEQRFDAYYFVGDAERVIDSYTELTGRPVAVPMYALEVGDADCYLHNANRGERETLRDSTAIAEGYAEHDMPLGWMLVNDGYGCGYEDLAETGDMLKDHGAELGLWTEDDLTEQESEVKAGVRVRKTDVAWVGPGYRFALDACEQARDGIETNSADRSTVLTVEGWAGTQRCAAVWSGDQSGSWDYIRWQIPTYAGSTMSGQHLATGDVDGIFGGSAETYVRDMQWKMFLPMTYLMSGWAASDKQPWRYGEPYTSINRKYLSLHERLLPYFYTHTMRANRNGVGAVKPLYLNYPEDPKTWGDDVKYEFLAGDDFLVAPVYEDSTTRDGIYLPEGTWVDYWSGRVHQGPKTIDGYKAPLDTLPLFVRAGAVVPQFPEGTLDWQQGKKSGRLDLDIYPQGSSSFVNYEDDGRSQAHASGESATQEFEVDAPEQGRGRVVVRLGEVDGSYAGKPASREYGLSVHADAAPGSVVLDGTELPRRGSKKALEDAATGWFHDSATGVTQVKTGKLSTSSAAVVALNGSSAVGGGHPGDRNVSLDAAAPAIAVAGEPAEVSATFTNETDSRVQLGSINASAPEGWDVRPGPGVSGGLAPGASRTATFSVTPPADAEPGRVKLEVSATYETHSRTYAVTDSATTTVAHPDLASAFNNVGVTKAEDPGPGDIDGGGSSFLAGKLAEKGVTPGATVSTNGFDLTWPDSAPGTEDNVASGGETIRVSGQGNALAFLGTGTSLSAAGKATVHYTDGTSDAGTLGFPNWCCAATDSYGAKVAVTTLGKNTPSGPAYPSVSYRLFTKTLRTDPAKEIAAVTLPANAAVHVFAMTVGEEEIVPPALADGQYSLGNAGSGLALAAASETSEGQLTTAAAGAAAAQKWVVTRNEDDGSYQLKNAGTGLCADVAYSSTTSGDPVVEYTCTGTPNQRWVIATDGVALKISAKHSGLSLAARADGLVVQQTGTAAESQRWRATAN
- a CDS encoding MFS transporter; its protein translation is MTSRIQSRPESSSSKTAVRSTVWLFVAVLLVAANLRGGITSLGALLDSLDGLSAGTKSFLTSLPVLCFAVVGATGMTLARRLGVHRGIGVALGLLVAGLLVRVVGDPWLLLVGTFVACAGIALANVLLPAVVKEGFPNRVGTVTGAYSAVMSLGAASAAGVTVPIANAAGSWRVGLGVWALLAVVALVAWLPYLREREVRSGGRARVSLWREPVAWAVTLLFGTQSLFAYVVMSWLPSIYADAGFGHATAGLLLAVSILVGVPVYFLAPTLAIRASSQGHLIAVLTGLLAVGFAGLLLAPVAGAWLWAVLLGVGGAVFPVTLTLFSIRTATTAGTTALSSMAQSIGYLFAAGGAFVVGLLHESTGSWSVPISLLLGLAVVQVCAGYVAGRPVVIGARAED